From one Leguminivora glycinivorella isolate SPB_JAAS2020 chromosome 5, LegGlyc_1.1, whole genome shotgun sequence genomic stretch:
- the LOC125226704 gene encoding uncharacterized protein LOC125226704, with amino-acid sequence MQCFICVTYMFFICSASPRRDLEPEQRSLFHDVIESLKIRAQLPEDTNRNDENNLGQIYERYGYENEDIHLPNDAEFIPRRNDRIALPSLKYRLPKSLAVNDTILIEKSNDKDPGEKTKQEEIVIFVSTSELPPKTTTQKIKRKPSKQPGKDKTPNLGAVVDDGNKSLKVPIVNTMADESHIGNKDYHMVVTPNIVVNFRTNENYKQGTVRIEDGKNTTNIIPEVVPQNVFNIHQEVKLEKGVMEAEFKKGETETKKVKQDVKVVARDVKPIIQEDMVGVETATVDPDDDDDRSGRSFRNVFQILFSI; translated from the coding sequence ATGCAGTGCTTCATATGCGTGACGTACATGTTCTTCATCTGCAGCGCCTCCCCGCGGCGCGACCTCGAACCAGAGCAGCGATCTCTCTTCCACGACGTCATTGAGTCGCTCAAGATCAGGGCCCAGCTCCCAGAAGACACCAACCGCAACGACGAAAACAATCTTGGACAAATATACGAAAGGTATGGATACGAAAATGAAGACATTCATCTCCCTAACGACGCCGAATTCATACCCAGAAGAAACGACAGAATCGCATTGCCATCCCTGAAGTACAGGCTTCCTAAAAGCTTAGCTGTCAATGACACAATCCTCATTGAAAAATCTAACGACAAGGATCCCGGAGAAAAAACTAAACAAGAAGAAATCGTCATATTTGTTAGCACATCTGAACTGCCTCCCAAAACGACAACGCAAAAGATTAAAAGAAAGCCATCCAAACAACCTGGTAAAGATAAAACCCCAAATCTAGGAGCAGTAGTTGACGATGGAAATAAAAGCCTCAAAGTGCCAATCGTTAACACAATGGCTGATGAAAGTCACATTGGAAATAAAGATTATCACATGGTCGTTACACCGAATATTGTTGTAAACTTTCGTACCAATGAAAACTACAAACAAGGAACTGTACGAATAGAAGATGGAAAAAACACAACTAACATTATTCCTGAAGTAGTTCCTCAGAACGTGTTCAATATACACCAGGAAGTTAAATTAGAGAAAGGAGTAATGGAAGCGGAGTTTAAGAAAGGTGAAACGGAGACAAAGAAAGTGAAGCAAGATGTAAAGGTGGTTGCTAGAGACGTGAAACCGATAATACAAGAGGACATGGTGGGAGTTGAGACAGCGACTGTGGATCCCGACGATGACGATGATCGTAGTGGACGGTCGTTTAGGAACGTATTTCAAATTTTGTTTTCAATCTAA